A region of Allocoleopsis franciscana PCC 7113 DNA encodes the following proteins:
- a CDS encoding amino acid permease, with amino-acid sequence MQKPEGMMSYRSVNESYLRRRQLRGSASPFLLWGLGVGAVISGDFYGWNYGLAAGGFWGLAIATFLMAIMYLCMVFSLAELSTALPHSGGLYSFTRNAFGPFWGFICGVVVTLEYVLATAALVYSMSNYIKPLIPFVPSFMVWLIAYSIFMAVTIHSLELTLNVSLFLTLLAIMVLFTFYLSMLGAGVFNSELLFNIPANPGQSATWLPKGWQGVFAALPYAIWFYLAIEMLPLASEETDNVRRNMPTALISGMFTLIVLSVCTLVLNSGIGGGAEVIGKSDIPLGDGLEAYFGKGSTSSIVTALSLTLGLAASLPTQIYAYGRILFSLSRAGYIPDSLSVTGREFTPKRALILGTVVGLIFVILIDRGNKSVDAVLLNTAVFGALISYVLVMLSYIKLKGSRPDLPRPYKSPLGTVGAGVGASLALFALVACSFVPDYQPGLLGLAIALVGATVYYFLYSKNRLVAQAPEEASALMGAKVLE; translated from the coding sequence ATGCAAAAGCCTGAAGGGATGATGTCTTACAGAAGTGTAAATGAGAGTTATCTCCGGCGGCGGCAACTCAGAGGAAGTGCTAGCCCCTTCCTGTTATGGGGTTTAGGGGTTGGCGCTGTCATCTCCGGTGATTTCTATGGTTGGAACTATGGTTTAGCGGCAGGTGGATTCTGGGGATTAGCGATTGCTACCTTCTTAATGGCGATCATGTATCTGTGCATGGTCTTCTCTCTCGCGGAACTTTCCACCGCACTCCCCCATTCCGGGGGTTTGTACTCGTTCACTCGCAACGCCTTTGGACCTTTTTGGGGCTTTATTTGCGGTGTAGTGGTCACTCTTGAGTATGTACTGGCGACGGCTGCACTGGTCTACAGTATGAGCAACTACATCAAGCCCTTGATTCCTTTTGTACCCAGTTTTATGGTGTGGTTGATCGCCTATTCCATTTTCATGGCGGTCACCATCCACAGCCTGGAACTGACGTTGAATGTGAGTCTTTTCCTGACGCTGTTAGCGATCATGGTGTTATTCACGTTCTATTTGAGTATGCTGGGGGCTGGTGTTTTCAACTCAGAACTCCTGTTCAACATTCCGGCCAATCCCGGACAATCAGCTACTTGGTTACCGAAAGGCTGGCAGGGGGTTTTTGCTGCCTTGCCTTATGCCATCTGGTTTTACCTGGCGATTGAAATGCTGCCACTGGCTAGCGAAGAAACCGATAATGTGCGTAGAAATATGCCTACTGCACTGATATCTGGGATGTTTACCCTGATTGTTCTTTCTGTTTGTACCCTGGTGCTGAACTCTGGTATCGGGGGTGGCGCGGAGGTGATTGGTAAATCAGATATACCCCTAGGAGATGGGTTGGAGGCTTACTTTGGCAAGGGATCTACTAGTAGTATTGTTACAGCGCTTTCTCTCACTCTTGGCTTAGCGGCTAGCTTGCCGACACAAATTTACGCCTACGGACGCATCCTCTTCTCCCTTTCCCGTGCCGGATATATACCAGACTCGCTGTCGGTTACGGGTCGAGAGTTTACTCCCAAAAGGGCATTAATTCTCGGTACAGTTGTCGGTTTAATCTTTGTCATCTTGATTGACAGAGGTAACAAGTCAGTCGATGCGGTGCTGTTGAATACGGCTGTGTTTGGAGCCTTGATTTCCTATGTCCTCGTCATGCTTAGCTATATTAAGCTCAAGGGCAGTCGGCCTGATTTACCCAGACCGTACAAAAGCCCATTGGGAACTGTGGGGGCGGGTGTTGGAGCAAGCCTCGCTCTTTTTGCTTTGGTGGCTTGTAGCTTTGTGCCTGACTACCAACCCGGTCTTTTGGGTCTTGCGATCGCTCTGGTCGGGGCGACTGTTTACTACTTTTTATATAGCAAAAATCGATTAGTCGCTCAGGCCCCGGAAGAAGCGAGTGCGTTGATGGGTGCAAAGGTTCTAGAGTGA